CTTGCTATCCAAACAAAATTGCTAAAAGTTTCTTGTATCGAGGGAGTTGATGAGGGAATCCATGAACACAGAGAATATGGAACTGATCAGGTGTATATTCAGTAATGGTGATGTCATAATTTTTAAAAGGAGATAGTGTGTCGTTTCTGAGTGCCAAACTTTCTCCTCTGCTTCAATTTCTCAACAGAAAATTTCAGAACATATGCTCATGGTacatgagtacattgtgtacccaTATGATGATCAGGCTACTTAGACATAGAACCCTGAGAAGTACATCAGGTATGCTCAACAGCAATTCATATACCAATCTTTTGTTTACGTTTGAGAACGAAAGAGGCCATCTCAGTTCACGTTTGAAGCCAGCATCCATCACAAACAACGCAAATGTTGCCACGACATCCTACTCACAGTATCCATGAGCATTACTCATCATCACCAAGAGGCCAACGAACCTCACTGATTCATCACCTCTTCTTGAACCCATACTTCTTGCGCTCGTAGAAGAGGTCGGTCTTGGCGCTACCGAGGTTCACGATCTTGGGGCACCCATCCCGGTCCTTCTCCTGCTGCGTGCACTCCTTGCAGTAGTAGGCGTCCGAGATGCCCACGCCACCACAGATGACGCACCGCCCCTGGAACGACCCGTAGTTGCACTCGTCGCAGACACGGACAAGTGTGCACGGTCGCACGTATGAGTCGCAGATGACGCACTTGCCGTCGCACTTCTCACACAGCCGCCCGATGGCGATGCCAGGCTGCTTCCGGCACATGATCAGGTCAGGGTGGTGCTTCGCCATGGCTGTCAGATGTTAACCTGGCAAGCCATAGTACAATGGTTAGTGCATTATCATGGAGCAATGTTACAGCTTGTGAGGAACGACATGAACAAGCACAGAAACAGTTGAAGGTTGAATACCTAATGCAAAGAGAATTGTTAATTCGTTATTTATTTTAACTTGATAGCAAGTAACAAGGGAAAACTTTGCTTCAGCAACTAAGTCTCTCCATATGCATCGGTCATTTCGGTTTTTCCACTCTACCATTAAgtgttcttttcttttttctttttccttttttttgtcaGTGTTGTCAGCTTGACTCTATTtgactgaaaaaaaaaagaatacgaATATCCTACATCAGTGACTGGATGACACTTCTATCATTGCAGCTCACAGC
Above is a genomic segment from Miscanthus floridulus cultivar M001 chromosome 3, ASM1932011v1, whole genome shotgun sequence containing:
- the LOC136541500 gene encoding PHD finger-like domain-containing protein 5A — protein: MAKHHPDLIMCRKQPGIAIGRLCEKCDGKCVICDSYVRPCTLVRVCDECNYGSFQGRCVICGGVGISDAYYCKECTQQEKDRDGCPKIVNLGSAKTDLFYERKKYGFKKR